One Thermus sp. CCB_US3_UF1 DNA window includes the following coding sequences:
- a CDS encoding universal stress protein, which yields MRILLATDGSPQARGAEVLAEWLCYKLSAKLVALFVRDVRLVRVPELLDFGALTIPLPAYREELEKALTAKGEALLGRLAQSAREAGIPVETLMETGLPHEVILRHARAADLLVLGRSGEAHGGSFAGLGSTVDRVLRASPTPVLVAPTDYVELEGAILGYNASESAVRALHTLASLAKPLGLGVRVVSVHDDPAQAGAWALEAEAYLRDQGLRVEALAFSGDPAEHLLALQGPSDLLALGAPVRRLVLGSTAEHVVRHAVGPVLTVR from the coding sequence ATGAGGATCCTCCTGGCCACGGACGGCTCCCCCCAGGCCCGGGGGGCGGAGGTGCTGGCCGAGTGGCTGTGCTACAAGCTTTCGGCCAAGCTGGTGGCCCTTTTTGTGCGGGATGTGCGCCTGGTGCGGGTGCCCGAGCTTTTGGATTTCGGGGCCCTCACCATCCCCCTGCCCGCCTACCGGGAGGAGCTGGAGAAGGCCCTGACCGCCAAGGGAGAGGCCCTTTTGGGCCGGCTGGCCCAAAGCGCCAGGGAAGCGGGCATCCCCGTGGAAACCCTTATGGAAACCGGCCTGCCCCACGAGGTGATCCTCCGCCATGCCCGCGCCGCCGACCTCCTGGTCCTGGGGCGGAGCGGGGAGGCCCATGGGGGGAGCTTTGCCGGCCTGGGGAGTACGGTGGACCGGGTGCTGCGGGCCTCGCCCACCCCGGTCCTGGTGGCCCCCACGGACTACGTGGAGCTGGAGGGGGCCATCCTGGGCTACAACGCCTCCGAGAGCGCGGTGCGGGCCCTGCACACCCTGGCCTCCCTGGCCAAGCCCCTGGGGCTTGGGGTACGGGTGGTGAGCGTGCACGACGACCCGGCCCAGGCTGGGGCCTGGGCCCTCGAGGCCGAGGCCTACCTCCGGGACCAGGGGCTTCGCGTGGAGGCCCTGGCCTTCTCCGGGGACCCCGCGGAGCACCTCCTCGCCCTGCAAGGCCCCTCGGACCTCCTGGCCCTGGGGGCACCCGTGCGCCGCCTGGTCCTGGGCAGCACCGCCGAGCACGTGGTGCGCCACGCGG
- a CDS encoding MFS transporter, with protein MLPLLLAWLHAVNDLFSNFLTPLLPKLMAHFGVGLGTAGLLVSAYSLTGSLLQPLAGLIADRSDRRLLAALGPVLVALGMGSLGLWPRFEVLLGVLLLAGMGSALFHASGASLVGEFAPGDRRGFWLSFFGSAGYLGLSLGPIVALFAVGAWGLEGLIWLTPLALLPALALLRLPPVRRQGRPAGFRDFLRVFRGDVARLWGMATLRSLVFMSFSTTLPYWYAQKGLSDAYTAFSLSVYSFSATLGAFLGGTLSDRFGRQRVLVGTLAFGLPLYLALLLFPPENPLYLLLLAVTGALMNAGIPVAVAMAQELEPTQTATVSGLLMGFTWGFAGLFYAPIGHLIEALGVMPVLLALGVLILPAWALARAVREPWARGA; from the coding sequence GTGCTGCCCCTTCTCTTGGCCTGGCTCCACGCGGTCAACGACCTCTTCTCCAACTTCCTCACCCCCCTTCTGCCCAAGCTCATGGCCCACTTTGGCGTGGGTCTGGGCACGGCGGGGCTTCTGGTTTCCGCCTACTCCCTCACGGGAAGCCTCCTCCAGCCCCTGGCGGGCCTGATCGCCGACCGCAGCGACCGCAGGCTCCTTGCCGCCCTGGGGCCGGTGTTGGTGGCCTTGGGCATGGGCTCCTTGGGCCTTTGGCCCCGCTTTGAGGTCCTGCTTGGGGTCCTCCTGCTTGCGGGCATGGGCTCGGCCCTTTTCCACGCCTCCGGGGCCAGCCTGGTGGGGGAGTTCGCCCCTGGGGACCGCCGGGGCTTCTGGCTTTCCTTTTTCGGCTCCGCGGGGTATCTGGGCCTCTCCCTGGGGCCCATCGTGGCCCTCTTCGCCGTGGGGGCCTGGGGGCTGGAGGGCCTCATCTGGCTTACCCCCTTGGCCCTCCTGCCCGCCTTGGCCTTGCTGCGCCTGCCCCCGGTGCGCCGCCAAGGGCGGCCTGCCGGCTTCCGCGACTTCCTCCGGGTCTTCCGCGGGGATGTGGCCCGGCTCTGGGGCATGGCCACCTTGAGGAGCCTGGTCTTCATGAGCTTTTCCACCACCTTGCCCTACTGGTACGCCCAAAAGGGGCTTTCCGATGCCTATACCGCCTTCAGCCTCTCCGTCTACAGCTTTTCCGCCACCCTGGGGGCCTTCCTGGGGGGTACCCTCTCGGACCGCTTTGGCCGCCAGAGGGTGCTGGTGGGTACCTTGGCCTTTGGGCTTCCCCTTTACCTGGCCTTGCTCCTCTTTCCCCCAGAAAACCCCTTGTACCTCCTCCTCCTGGCGGTCACCGGGGCCCTGATGAACGCGGGCATCCCCGTGGCCGTGGCCATGGCCCAGGAGCTGGAGCCCACCCAGACCGCCACGGTTTCCGGCCTCCTCATGGGCTTTACCTGGGGCTTCGCCGGCCTCTTTTACGCCCCCATCGGGCACCTCATCGAGGCCTTGGGGGTCATGCCCGTTCTCCTGGCCCTGGGGGTTTTGATCCTGCCGGCCTGGGCCCTGGCCCGGGCGGTGCGGGAGCCTTGGGCCCGGGGGGCGTAA